One segment of Eschrichtius robustus isolate mEscRob2 chromosome 3, mEscRob2.pri, whole genome shotgun sequence DNA contains the following:
- the LOC137761482 gene encoding transmembrane epididymal protein 1A-like, whose translation MGTFIGHVYPGLFLLSYGLYQAVVVSKAVIFSDSFLYPSSPPRNKGRWARLWKISYGGLLKTLAGSGLIVYEISCVKRGLILMNRELPPRFMYGKEWQHVTMFILLTLNGCVEVVSKNLLPQRCVPLEKGTLVLTFYVLLLLLVSHVQDSAGVELQVHSLLILVVLLLMLVLTVQLWAPDTFQLSVIETLLFQIMGSWLVQAGFILYKPVTGYPWQNDDINDIMFVTTFFCWHVMINALCLLGIYGVSYFWHCCYHPSWKLTGSREAPCYTSTAGPLYKLLQEVEQSEKDDQALLSKSSP comes from the coding sequence ATGGGAACCTTTATCGGTCACGTGTACCCAGGGCTGTTTCTACTCTCATATGGACTGTATCAAGCAGTAGTGGTCTCCAAAGCTGTGATATTCAGTGACTCTTTCCTGTATCCTTCATCCCCTCCCAGGAATAAGGGGAGATGGGCCAGGCTGTGGAAAATATCCTACGGTGGTTTGCTGAAGACGCTGGCAGGCTCCGGCTTGATAGTGTACGAGATCAGCTGCGTGAAGAGAGGGCTGATACTGATGAACAGGGAGCTGCCACCGAGATTTATGTACGGCAAAGAGTGGCAGCACGTCACCATGTTCATCCTTCTCACCCTCAACGGCTGTGTAGAGGTCGTGAGCAAGAACTTGCTGCCTCAGCGCTGTGTGCCCCTAGAAAAAGGGACCCTGGTGCTGACTTTCTATGTGCTCCTGCTGTTGTTGGTGTCACATGTTCAGGACTCAGCAGGGGTGGAGCTGCAGGTTCACTCTCTGCTCATCTTGGTGGTGTTGCTGCTGATGCTGGTGTTGACCGTACAGCTGTGGGCTCCTGACACATTTCAACTCTCGGTGATCGAGACCCTTCTGTTTCAGATCATGGGCTCCTGGCTGGTACAGGCTGGCTTCATTCTGTACAAACCAGTCACTGGCTACCCGTGGCAGAACGATGACATCAATGACATCATGTTTGTCACCACCTTCTTCTGCTGGCATGTGATGATCAATGCTTTGTGCCTGTTGGGAATCTACGGCGTCTCTTACTTTTGGCATTGTTGTTACCATCCCAGCTGGAAGCTGACGGGGTCCAGAGAAGCTCCATGTTACACGAGCACCGCAGGACCCCTCTACAAATTGCTGCAGGAAGTGGAGCAGTCAGAGAAAGATGACCAGGCTCTCCTTTCAAAGAGCTCACCCTGA